Proteins from one Tautonia marina genomic window:
- a CDS encoding sulfite exporter TauE/SafE family protein yields the protein MEPVVTALFIAIVATLYASVGLAGASGYLAVLAIVGVDPLAMKGASLLLNGLVALIGSWVFLQGCWERLQTVAAIAVPAVPMAFLGGLIRVPEEIYLPVVGSLLILSAARLLWPTREDAENRGARRIPLAAGIALGGTIGFASGITGTGGGIFLLPALQLLGWADPKDASRLVAPFVLVSSVAGLTGYLCSTPHLPIGLVLWAPAAMLGGLIGARLGRDRLNPTTLRRVLAVLLIAAGFRLFLT from the coding sequence ATGGAACCCGTGGTGACGGCCTTGTTCATTGCGATCGTGGCGACGCTGTATGCCAGTGTCGGGCTTGCCGGGGCATCGGGCTACCTTGCGGTGCTGGCGATCGTTGGGGTCGATCCGCTGGCCATGAAGGGGGCGTCGTTGCTGCTCAACGGCCTCGTCGCCCTGATCGGATCCTGGGTCTTTCTGCAAGGGTGCTGGGAACGACTCCAGACCGTTGCGGCGATTGCCGTTCCCGCGGTTCCGATGGCGTTTCTCGGAGGCCTGATCCGAGTCCCGGAAGAAATCTATCTGCCGGTCGTCGGCAGCCTCTTGATCCTGTCGGCGGCGCGGCTGCTCTGGCCGACGCGCGAGGATGCCGAGAATCGCGGGGCGAGGCGAATTCCCCTCGCCGCGGGAATTGCGCTGGGAGGCACCATCGGCTTTGCCTCGGGAATCACCGGGACGGGCGGAGGCATCTTTCTCCTTCCCGCCCTTCAGTTGCTCGGCTGGGCAGACCCGAAAGACGCCTCTCGGCTGGTCGCGCCGTTCGTGCTGGTCAGTTCGGTTGCGGGGCTGACCGGCTACCTTTGCTCGACCCCGCACTTGCCGATCGGGCTGGTACTCTGGGCACCGGCGGCGATGCTCGGAGGGTTGATCGGCGCGCGGTTGGGACGCGATCGCCTGAACCCGACGACCCTGCGTCGGGTGCTGGCGGTCTTGCTGATCGCCGCCGGATTCCGATTGTTCCTGACCTAG